CGAGGTATCGGGCCAGGATGCCAGTGAACAATCCGCCGTTGCCCCCGCCGTGCCCGATCAGCACCCCGCCGGTGGTGAGCTCCGCATCCACCGCATCGACGAGTCGATGCACCCGTCCACGGTCGTGGCCGACTCGCGTCAATGCGACCTCGGCGCCCAGCACCGAGCCCTGGTTGTACGTGTAGAACGTCGGCTGCACCGGCTGGCCCGGAACCAGGCCGTCGGCCATCAGCCCGCTGCCGGGTACATGCAGGTTCGCGTCGATCCAGTCCGTCATCGCGACCGCGCGTCGGTGAAACCCGGTGCGGGCCAGCAAGATCGCGGTCGGCCCGTTGGCCGGTGCGTTGTAGAACTCGTCGCCGCGACGCCACCGGATCCCGCCGGACGGTGGCTGCCAGGCGTCCAGGAGAGCGGTGACGATCGGCCGGATCGACCGTGGGTCGACACCGGCCGCGACCGCGCGGTGCAGGGCCAGGCCGATCCAGGCCATGTCGTCGTTGTAGTCGTTGGTGAATCGGCCCCCGTTGCGCAGCCGGATCGATCGCGCGATGACTCGGATCCGGCGGCCGCGGGTCGCATCGGGCGACCTGAGCCACGCATCCACCGCGCAGTCCAGCAGGTGGGCCTGCCACCAGAAATGCCAGCGCAGGAACACCCGGTGGGACGGCGCCGCCGGCCACGATACGACGCCCAGTCGGGTACCGGGCAGACCCAACGTCCGCAGATGACGGCCCAGCACGGCGGACTCGGCCGCCTGCGCCCGGTGCGCCCAGTCCGGTCCGGTCACAGGTGTGCCCCTTCGGCGACGGCTGGAACCGCGGAATGTCGGCGCGTCGTCAGTCGAACAGCTGGGAACGATCGAACCCGTCACGGGCGGCGCGTCTGGCCTTGCGGCGACCCGGTCCGGGGTCGGGCGAAGGCGGCGGCGATTCGGCGACGGCGGGGACGGAGCTGACCGCACCGGCCGGTGCCGTCGCTTCGGCGATCTCGGCCGGGTAGCTCGACCGCTCGGGGTAGGCCACGTCCCGCTCGTCGGGTCCCCTGGGGTCGGTGGCCTCTCGGAAGATGAAGTAGGCGATGGCCAACAGCGCCATTCCGCCGAACGCGCACCACTGCAGCGCGTAGGAGAAGTAGGGACCGACCGAGGTCTGCGGCATACCGATCTCCTGCAGCACGCCCGGGCTCGGGGCGGCCAGCTGGATGTAGCCCAGCAACACCTTGCCGTTCGCCCCGGCGGTGCCGTCCATTCCGGCCAGCGCGGTCGAGTTCACCGCCCAGGCCTGGTGCAGGCCGGCCTCGTACCGGGGCTGCCGGTTGCTCGGGTCGGTCTGGTCCGCCTGGACCCGGCCGGTGACGGTGACCACGCCGGTCGGGACCGGCGGCAGCGGGACGTTCGCCTTGATGTCGCCGAACGACTGGTAGCCGCGGTCGACCAGCAGCACGCTGCCATCGGTCAGCCGCATCGGCAGCACCACCTCGGACACCGGATTGCCCTGGCTGTCCTGCCGCAACCGGACGTAGGTGACGTGGTCGGTGTCGAACGTGCCGGTGGCCGTGACGAGCTTGTAGGTGGATTCACCGGACGGCTGGGCCGTGGTCGACAGGTACTGCCGCACCGGCACCGCGGCGTCGTGCAGGGCCGCATTGACCTGGGCGTTCGTGGCGTCGTTCTGCGCGCTCCGGGCGAACTGCCAGGGAGCCAGGATCAGCCAGCACGCCGCGGTGAAGGCCAGCGCACCGACGATCGCCCCGATCCAGCCCGGTCGGCGCAGGAAGGCGAACCGACCCGGACTCGACGTGGAGGCGCCGCGGGGGAGGGTGGCCGTCATCCGAGTCGCCGCCGGATCTCCCGCAGCACCCCGGGGATCGCCGCCGCCGTCATGGCCACCACCTCGTCGAACTCGGAGTCGGGGCCCTGGTACGGGTCGGGTACGTCGTCCGTGGTGGCCTCGGGGTCGAAGCTCCGCAACAGCCGGATCTTGTCCGGGTCGGAGGTCATCCGGCGCAGCACCTTCTCATGTCCCCGGTCGGCGGCCAGCGCCAGGTCGATCGTTCGCAGCTCGTCCTCGGTGATCTGGTGGGCCCGATGTTCGACCGGGAAGCCGGCGCGGCGGAGGGCCGCCTGGGCCTGCCGGTCGGCGGGGTGGCCGACGTGCCAGTTGCCGGTGCCGGCGCTGCTGACCCGCACGGCCTGGTCGAGACCGGCCTCGACCAGGGCCGCCCGCAGCATCTGCTCACCGATCGGCGATCGGCAGATGTTGCCGGTGCAGACCACGCTGACGTGGAACGGTCGGGAGGGAGCAGGGGACGTCACCTCTCCATTCTTACCGACATCCCCGTCGGGAATGGCACACTTGCCCTCCGCAGCACCGTCAGGAGGAACACCCGGATGCCCGTGACCATCGGCGAGGTGATCGCCGTCCTGGATGCGGCCTATCCACCCGCCCTGGCCGAGGCGTGGGACACCGGCATCGGTCTGACCTGCGGTGATCCAGACGAACCGGTGCAGCGTGTGCTGCTGGCGGTCGACGTCGACGACGCGGTGGTCGAGCAGGCCGAGCAGCTCGGTGCGCAACTGCTGGTGACGCATCACCCGTTGCTGTTCCGTTCGGTGCAGTCGGTGGCGGCCGACACGGCGAAGGGATCCCTGGTGCACCGGATGATCCGGTCCGGGATCGCGCACTACGCCGCCCACACCAACGCCGACAAGGCGGTCCGCGGCGTCAACGATGCGCTGGCCGCGGTGCTCGGACTGCGGTCGACCCGGCCGCTGCTGCCGGACGATCCGGGCGTGCTGCCGCCCGGGCACCCGCAGGCCGGGCGGACCGGCAGCGGTCGGGTGGGCGAGCTGGCCACCCCGATCCGCCTGGCCGACCTGGCCGATCTGGTCGCGGCGGCCCTGCCGAGCACGGCGACCGGTGTGCGGGTGGCCGGCGAAGCGAACCGCCTGATCACCACCGTCGCCGTGTCCGGTGGCGCGGGTGGTGGGTTCCTGGCCGACGCAGCCCGGGTCGGCGCCGACGCCGTCGTCACGTCCGACCTGTCGCACCACGTGGTGGCCGAGCACGTCGCCGATCCCGGTCGACCGGCCGTCATCGACGTGCCGCACTGGGCCGGCGAGTGGCCCTGGCTCGCCGGCGCCGCATCGGTGATCAACTCCGGTGTCGCCGACCGTGGGTCGGCGGGTAGCGTCACCACTACCGTTTCTGCGCTGCGGACCGATCCTTGGACCATGCACCGCCTCTGATGTCCGAACCGAAGAAGGGCCACCATCCCAGTGCCGAAGGCTGATCCGTTCGTCCAACGCCGGTTGCTCGACCTGGCCGGTTTCGATCAGAAGATCAACGCGGCCGAACACCGGCGCGCCAACCTCCCGGAGCTGGCCGTCATCGCCGCCGGGTCGGCCAGGCTGGCCGAGCTGCGGAATTCCAAGGTGATGGCCGAGACCGAGGTCAGCGACCTGGAGCGGGCCACCCGCAAGCTGGACAACGAGATCGACCAGGTCCGTTCGCGCGCGGAGCGGGATGCGCAACGGCTGGCCTCCGGCGCGGGCAACGCCCGGGACATGGAGAACCTCCAGCACGAGATCACCTCCCTGGCCCGCCGCCAGGGCGTGCTCGAGGACGAGGCTCTCGAACTGATGGAGCAGAAGGAAACCGCCGACACCGCCCTGGCCGCGGTGCAGGCGGAGTTCGACTCCGCGTCGGCCGAGGTGGCCGCGGCGGAGGTCAGGCGGGACGATCATTTCGCCGAGATCGACGCCGAACTGGGCGAGCAGCGGGCGGGCCGGGCCGCCTTGGCCGATGGACTACCCCCGGAGCTGGCGGCCATGTACGAGCGGATCCGCAAGTCGGGAAAGGTGGCGGCGGCGAAGCTCAACGGAGGCCGGTGCGATGCCTGCCGGATCGACCTGGATCGGGTCGAACTGGGCGCCATCGCCGCCGCACCGTCCGACGACATCGTGCGTTGTCCCGAATGCGGTGCGATCCTCATCCGGTGGTGAGCGCGACGGAGTCGGTCATCGTCTACGCGGACGGCGGCTCACGCGGCAATCCCGGGCCGGCCGGGTACGGATCGGTGGTGGTGGCGGCCGACGGGGTGACGGTCCTGGCCGAACGGAACGGTTACCTGGGACGGGCCACCAACAACGTGGCCGAGTACTCGGGGCTGATCGCCGGGTTGACCGCGGCCCGCGACCTCGGCGCGACCGAGGTGGCCGTCCGGATGGACTCGAAGCTGGTCGTCGAACAGCTCTCCGGCCGCTGGCAGGTCAAGCATCCGGACATGAAGCCGTTGGCCGCCACCGCCTCCGCGCTGCTCGCCGGTTTCTCGTCGTGGTCGCTGACCTGGATCCCACGGTCCCAGAACTCCGCCGCCGACCGGTTGGCCAACGAGGCGATGGACTCCGGGCTGGCCGGCCGTGACCCGATCGCCTCCGGGATCGACTCGGGGGCGCGCGCGCCCGCTGAAATCACCGACCCGGCCGCGGTGCTGCCCGGTCCGTTGCCGACCGGAGCAACGCGGGTGCTGATCGTCCGGCACGGCGAGACCACCTGGGGGGCCGACGGCCGGTTCGCCGGACGTGAGGACGTGCCGCTGACCAATCGTGGTCGCCGTCAGGCGTCGTCGGTGGCCGATCGGATCAAAGGTCTGCGGCCCAGCGTCGTCCTGACCTCACCGCTGCAACGCTGTCGCCTCACCGCTCAGGCCATCGGGGCGGCGGCCGACGCCCCGGTGGTGGTGCACGACCGCCTGCTGGACGGCCTGCTGGGTGACTGGACCGGCTTCCGGCCGGCCGAGATCGAGCGGCGGTGGCCCGAGCAGTTCGCGGTGTGGCGGTCCGACACCGGCGCGCAGCCACCCGGCGGGGAGTCGTTCGACGAGATCCGCGATCGGGTGGGGCCGTTGATCGAGGAGGTCGGCCGCCTGTACCGGGGGCACACCGTCGTGTTGGTGACTCACGCCGCGACCACCAAGATGCTGCTGACCAGCGCCCTGGGGGTGGCCTCCGAAGCGGCCTACCGCCTCCGGGTGGACACGGCCTCGCTGTCCGGATTCACCGTCGACGTCGACGGGGGCGTTGTGGTCTGGGCGGTCAACGAGACGGGGCACCTCACCGGCTGAGGATCGCTACAGCTGCGTGCCGGCCCAGAGGGCGACGGTCGCCGCCACCAACGAAGCGGGGACGGTCAACAGGCCCAGCCGGGTGAACCGGCCGAGCGACGGCGAGGTGGAGTGGCTCAGCAACACCCGCCGCCACAGGAGGGTGGCCAGCGATCCGGTGTAGGTCAGATTGGGCCCGATGTTGACGCCGATCAGCACGGCCAGCACCGGCGCCGCCTGCGGGTGGGGGCCGAGGGCGGCCAGTAGCACCAGGGTGGCTGGGAGGTTGTTCACCAGGTTCGACAGCACGGCCGCGATGACGGCCAGGGCCAGCAGGTCCAGCAGGCCACTGCCGAGCGGCAGCAGGTTTCCCAGCGCGGTCTGCAGGCCGTGGCCGG
This window of the Nakamurella panacisegetis genome carries:
- a CDS encoding glycoside hydrolase family 76 protein, with the protein product MTGPDWAHRAQAAESAVLGRHLRTLGLPGTRLGVVSWPAAPSHRVFLRWHFWWQAHLLDCAVDAWLRSPDATRGRRIRVIARSIRLRNGGRFTNDYNDDMAWIGLALHRAVAAGVDPRSIRPIVTALLDAWQPPSGGIRWRRGDEFYNAPANGPTAILLARTGFHRRAVAMTDWIDANLHVPGSGLMADGLVPGQPVQPTFYTYNQGSVLGAEVALTRVGHDRGRVHRLVDAVDAELTTGGVLIGHGGGNGGLFTGILARYLAVVAAELPGDSTADRRARSRAARLVLDSASAAWAHRVVAPHGPLFGADWTVLAQIPTRRPVGASDGARIDPSEQPERDLSVQLSAWMLLEAAARLADRPLAAAD
- a CDS encoding low molecular weight protein-tyrosine-phosphatase, coding for MTSPAPSRPFHVSVVCTGNICRSPIGEQMLRAALVEAGLDQAVRVSSAGTGNWHVGHPADRQAQAALRRAGFPVEHRAHQITEDELRTIDLALAADRGHEKVLRRMTSDPDKIRLLRSFDPEATTDDVPDPYQGPDSEFDEVVAMTAAAIPGVLREIRRRLG
- a CDS encoding Nif3-like dinuclear metal center hexameric protein — its product is MPVTIGEVIAVLDAAYPPALAEAWDTGIGLTCGDPDEPVQRVLLAVDVDDAVVEQAEQLGAQLLVTHHPLLFRSVQSVAADTAKGSLVHRMIRSGIAHYAAHTNADKAVRGVNDALAAVLGLRSTRPLLPDDPGVLPPGHPQAGRTGSGRVGELATPIRLADLADLVAAALPSTATGVRVAGEANRLITTVAVSGGAGGGFLADAARVGADAVVTSDLSHHVVAEHVADPGRPAVIDVPHWAGEWPWLAGAASVINSGVADRGSAGSVTTTVSALRTDPWTMHRL
- a CDS encoding SURF1 family cytochrome oxidase biogenesis protein, which produces MTATLPRGASTSSPGRFAFLRRPGWIGAIVGALAFTAACWLILAPWQFARSAQNDATNAQVNAALHDAAVPVRQYLSTTAQPSGESTYKLVTATGTFDTDHVTYVRLRQDSQGNPVSEVVLPMRLTDGSVLLVDRGYQSFGDIKANVPLPPVPTGVVTVTGRVQADQTDPSNRQPRYEAGLHQAWAVNSTALAGMDGTAGANGKVLLGYIQLAAPSPGVLQEIGMPQTSVGPYFSYALQWCAFGGMALLAIAYFIFREATDPRGPDERDVAYPERSSYPAEIAEATAPAGAVSSVPAVAESPPPSPDPGPGRRKARRAARDGFDRSQLFD
- a CDS encoding bifunctional RNase H/acid phosphatase; the encoded protein is MVSATESVIVYADGGSRGNPGPAGYGSVVVAADGVTVLAERNGYLGRATNNVAEYSGLIAGLTAARDLGATEVAVRMDSKLVVEQLSGRWQVKHPDMKPLAATASALLAGFSSWSLTWIPRSQNSAADRLANEAMDSGLAGRDPIASGIDSGARAPAEITDPAAVLPGPLPTGATRVLIVRHGETTWGADGRFAGREDVPLTNRGRRQASSVADRIKGLRPSVVLTSPLQRCRLTAQAIGAAADAPVVVHDRLLDGLLGDWTGFRPAEIERRWPEQFAVWRSDTGAQPPGGESFDEIRDRVGPLIEEVGRLYRGHTVVLVTHAATTKMLLTSALGVASEAAYRLRVDTASLSGFTVDVDGGVVVWAVNETGHLTG
- a CDS encoding zinc ribbon domain-containing protein, translating into MPKADPFVQRRLLDLAGFDQKINAAEHRRANLPELAVIAAGSARLAELRNSKVMAETEVSDLERATRKLDNEIDQVRSRAERDAQRLASGAGNARDMENLQHEITSLARRQGVLEDEALELMEQKETADTALAAVQAEFDSASAEVAAAEVRRDDHFAEIDAELGEQRAGRAALADGLPPELAAMYERIRKSGKVAAAKLNGGRCDACRIDLDRVELGAIAAAPSDDIVRCPECGAILIRW